Proteins encoded by one window of Winogradskyella sp. PG-2:
- a CDS encoding energy transducer TonB, whose translation MKNSKKVFGNAGQSTTEVKKPHKHDANLQKNSTLYFQIGLILCLLGTYSLFEMQFQDKRLIVPEEEAQLVPVSIDYVKPYIVEVIQPKKVESLPSTDVKDVLKVVEDDIPIEERIINTPVDPAPQKDPAPINAIFDCGEDPIDDDFVVPFRSIQVVPVYPGCERKKTNEERKKCMSEKITKLVNRKFNSGIASDHGITGLQRIYTQFTVDKNGNVTDIKIRGPHPALEREAKRVINKIPDMKPGLQRNVPVGVIYTLPIKFEVRD comes from the coding sequence ATGAAAAATTCTAAAAAAGTCTTCGGTAATGCTGGTCAGAGCACTACTGAAGTAAAGAAACCACACAAGCATGATGCAAATTTACAAAAAAACTCAACCCTATATTTTCAAATAGGGTTGATACTTTGCTTATTAGGAACTTACTCCCTTTTTGAAATGCAGTTTCAGGATAAGAGACTCATTGTGCCAGAAGAAGAGGCGCAGTTAGTACCAGTTTCAATTGACTATGTTAAGCCATATATTGTTGAGGTTATTCAGCCAAAAAAAGTTGAATCATTACCAAGTACAGATGTGAAAGATGTCCTAAAAGTTGTTGAAGATGATATTCCAATTGAAGAAAGAATTATAAATACACCAGTTGACCCAGCGCCTCAGAAGGATCCAGCACCTATAAATGCTATTTTTGATTGTGGTGAAGACCCAATAGATGATGATTTTGTAGTTCCATTTAGATCAATACAAGTAGTACCAGTATATCCAGGTTGTGAAAGAAAAAAAACAAATGAAGAACGAAAAAAATGTATGTCAGAAAAGATTACTAAACTGGTTAATAGGAAATTTAATTCTGGTATAGCTAGTGATCATGGTATTACTGGACTACAAAGAATTTACACGCAATTTACTGTTGATAAAAATGGTAATGTTACGGATATTAAAATTAGAGGACCACATCCTGCTTTAGAGCGAGAAGCTAAGCGTGTTATTAATAAAATACCAGATATGAAGCCTGGTTTGCAACGTAATGTACCAGTAGGAGTAATTTATACATTGCCAATTAAATTTGAAGTTAGAGATTAA
- a CDS encoding heme-copper oxidase subunit III codes for MDLTQGTQEEKRARSKKMMLWFGIGSLIMSFAGLISAFIVSSKQRIDKDWLKDYQLPNAFFISLGVIIVSSITFILAKRALKQNDVKMTTIWLLVTLALGITFIFNQLEGFNQIIETGYNFTGPTSNITMSYIYVIAVVHILHVIAGLICLIVVIYNHFKQKYNANNMLGLELAANFWHFVDLLWVVLFLFLYFFRYII; via the coding sequence ATGGATTTAACACAAGGAACACAAGAAGAGAAAAGGGCAAGGTCTAAGAAGATGATGCTTTGGTTTGGTATAGGTTCATTGATTATGTCTTTTGCTGGTTTAATTAGTGCTTTTATAGTAAGTAGTAAGCAACGAATAGATAAAGATTGGTTGAAAGACTATCAATTACCAAACGCTTTTTTCATAAGCTTAGGTGTAATTATAGTGAGTAGTATAACTTTTATTCTAGCAAAGCGTGCATTAAAACAAAATGATGTAAAAATGACTACGATTTGGTTGTTAGTTACGTTAGCCTTGGGAATTACATTTATTTTTAATCAGCTAGAAGGCTTTAATCAAATTATTGAAACAGGTTATAATTTTACAGGACCAACAAGTAACATAACAATGTCTTACATTTATGTGATTGCAGTAGTACACATACTACACGTTATTGCTGGGTTAATATGCTTGATTGTCGTAATTTATAATCATTTTAAACAGAAGTATAATGCCAACAATATGTTGGGTTTAGAACTGGCAGCTAATTTCTGGCATTTTGTAGACCTACTTTGGGTTGTGCTCTTTTTGTTTTTATATTTTTTTAGATATATAATTTGA
- a CDS encoding cytochrome c oxidase subunit 3, whose amino-acid sequence MNSTVESTGTEGKTWGGGNKPLNASYGKMMMWFFIVSDALTFSGFLAAYGFSRFKFIKEWPIADEVFTHVPFLHGQELPMIYVAFMTFILIMSSVTMVLAVDAGHHMNKAKVTLYMFLTIIGGAIFVGSQAWEWATFIQGDYGAVQTKGGNILQFGEYVTKDGEQKFERISIDEFAVVQEGERVQHERKNGLWFVTEGSLPPYSVNEIYNGLETNDNILVRNQIINEEGEKTVLSREESLRQIKENGKLVVKGANLQVNEYGTSLFADFFFFITGFHGFHVFSGVVINIIIFFNVILGTYERRGSYEMVEKVGLYWHFVDLVWVFVFTFFYLV is encoded by the coding sequence ATGAATTCTACAGTAGAAAGTACTGGTACAGAAGGTAAAACTTGGGGAGGAGGAAATAAACCTCTAAATGCAAGTTACGGAAAGATGATGATGTGGTTTTTCATTGTATCTGATGCACTAACATTTTCAGGCTTCTTGGCGGCTTATGGTTTTTCAAGATTTAAGTTTATAAAAGAATGGCCAATTGCAGATGAGGTGTTTACTCATGTACCTTTTCTACATGGTCAAGAATTGCCAATGATTTATGTGGCGTTTATGACCTTTATACTTATTATGTCATCTGTAACAATGGTTTTAGCCGTTGATGCAGGTCATCACATGAATAAAGCTAAAGTGACCTTATATATGTTTTTAACCATTATTGGTGGTGCTATTTTTGTAGGATCTCAAGCTTGGGAATGGGCAACATTTATCCAAGGGGATTATGGGGCTGTACAAACAAAAGGTGGAAATATTCTTCAATTTGGAGAGTATGTAACTAAAGATGGTGAACAAAAATTTGAGCGTATTTCAATTGATGAATTTGCTGTAGTGCAAGAAGGTGAAAGAGTTCAGCACGAGCGTAAGAATGGACTTTGGTTTGTAACTGAAGGGTCATTACCCCCATATTCAGTTAATGAAATATATAACGGATTAGAGACTAATGATAATATTCTAGTAAGAAATCAAATCATTAATGAGGAAGGTGAAAAAACGGTACTCTCAAGGGAAGAATCATTGAGGCAAATAAAGGAAAACGGCAAGTTAGTTGTCAAGGGAGCGAACCTTCAGGTTAACGAATATGGTACATCATTATTTGCAGATTTCTTCTTCTTCATTACTGGATTTCATGGATTCCACGTTTTCTCTGGAGTTGTGATTAACATTATTATATTCTTTAATGTTATTCTTGGAACTTACGAACGAAGAGGAAGTTATGAGATGGTCGAGAAAGTAGGTTTATATTGGCACTTTGTCGATTTAGTTTGGGTGTTTGTATTCACATTCTTCTACTTAGTATAA
- a CDS encoding energy transducer TonB: MEPKKNPKSDVSRNSSIYFAVGLALMLAVTYLSLNYKTYDPTGVVADTLNLDDELDEEIPITEQIITPPPPPPPPPAAPEIIEVVEDEEEVEETVIESTETEMDTEIVEVEEVEVEEVEEDIEVPFSVIENVAVFPGCEKKKGNAAKKACMNEKVNKFINKKFNTELASELGLPAGRKRIFVQFKVDKNGNITSIGARGPHPGLEKEAKRVISKLPKMKPGRQRGKAVVMPFSIPIVFQVQD, encoded by the coding sequence ATGGAACCTAAAAAGAATCCTAAATCAGATGTAAGTCGTAATAGCTCAATATATTTTGCTGTTGGTCTTGCTTTAATGCTAGCTGTTACTTATTTATCTTTAAATTATAAGACCTATGACCCAACTGGTGTTGTAGCGGATACACTTAATCTAGATGATGAGTTAGATGAAGAAATACCTATCACAGAACAAATTATTACTCCACCACCTCCACCACCTCCACCACCTGCTGCTCCAGAAATTATTGAAGTTGTAGAAGATGAGGAAGAAGTAGAGGAAACAGTTATTGAATCTACGGAAACAGAAATGGATACAGAAATTGTAGAAGTTGAAGAAGTAGAGGTTGAAGAAGTAGAGGAGGATATAGAAGTACCGTTTTCAGTTATTGAGAATGTGGCCGTTTTTCCAGGTTGTGAAAAGAAAAAGGGAAATGCAGCTAAGAAGGCTTGTATGAATGAAAAAGTAAATAAATTCATTAATAAGAAGTTTAACACAGAATTAGCTAGTGAATTAGGTTTACCTGCTGGAAGAAAAAGAATTTTTGTTCAGTTTAAAGTTGACAAGAACGGAAACATTACTAGCATTGGAGCTCGTGGTCCTCACCCAGGACTTGAAAAAGAAGCTAAGCGTGTTATTAGTAAGCTTCCAAAAATGAAACCAGGAAGACAGAGAGGTAAGGCTGTGGTAATGCCATTCTCCATTCCAATTGTATTCCAAGTACAAGACTAG
- the gcvH gene encoding glycine cleavage system protein GcvH, translating into MNIPAELKYTKDHEWIKIEGDVATVGITDFAQGELGDIVYVEVETLDETLDIEEVFGTVEAVKTVSDLFLPLSGEIVEFNEGLEDEPEKVNTDPYGEGWMIKLKFSDDSQIDDLLSAEDYKALISA; encoded by the coding sequence ATGAATATACCAGCAGAATTAAAGTACACTAAAGATCACGAATGGATCAAAATTGAAGGAGACGTAGCTACAGTAGGAATTACAGATTTCGCACAAGGAGAATTGGGTGATATTGTTTATGTAGAAGTAGAAACCCTAGATGAAACTTTAGACATTGAAGAAGTCTTTGGTACAGTGGAAGCTGTAAAAACAGTCTCAGACTTATTCTTGCCATTATCTGGAGAAATTGTGGAATTTAATGAGGGTTTAGAGGATGAACCTGAAAAGGTGAACACGGATCCTTATGGAGAAGGTTGGATGATAAAACTAAAATTCTCTGACGATTCTCAAATAGATGATTTACTATCGGCAGAAGATTACAAAGCGTTAATAAGTGCTTAA
- the cyoE gene encoding heme o synthase, with amino-acid sequence MNSTKSSISTASVITDFKEITKMGLSISVVFSAIAGYFLGAETINLVTLTLLAFGGYFMVGASNAYNQIIERDLDALMDRTKNRPIPAGRMTVNTAFIIATSFTVLGLITLYIINPKTAMWGAISIFLYTSVYTPLKTKTSLAVFVGALPGAIPFMLGWVAARNDFGIEPGTLFAIQFFWQFPHFWAIGWFLFEDYKKGGFFMLPTGKPDKGTAVQIIMYSVWTVLASIIPVFGFTGDLKLSILGAVLVFLLGMIMLVYAFKLFKDRTAKTAKQLMLSSVFYITMLQIIYVADKFFR; translated from the coding sequence TTGAATAGCACAAAATCTTCGATATCAACAGCTTCTGTGATAACAGATTTTAAGGAAATCACCAAAATGGGATTGTCCATAAGTGTCGTGTTTTCGGCTATAGCAGGTTATTTTCTTGGTGCAGAAACCATTAATTTGGTTACACTTACTTTATTAGCTTTTGGTGGCTACTTTATGGTTGGTGCCTCTAATGCTTATAACCAGATTATTGAGCGCGATTTAGATGCACTTATGGATCGTACAAAAAATAGACCAATTCCTGCAGGTCGTATGACAGTGAATACAGCATTTATTATTGCTACATCATTCACGGTTTTAGGATTAATTACCTTGTATATTATCAATCCAAAGACAGCAATGTGGGGAGCGATATCTATATTTTTATATACTAGTGTTTATACACCATTAAAGACTAAAACATCATTAGCAGTTTTTGTTGGTGCTCTGCCTGGAGCAATTCCCTTTATGTTGGGTTGGGTTGCTGCTCGCAATGATTTTGGTATAGAACCAGGAACCTTATTCGCCATTCAGTTTTTTTGGCAGTTTCCACATTTTTGGGCTATTGGTTGGTTTCTTTTTGAAGATTATAAAAAAGGTGGTTTTTTTATGTTACCAACAGGTAAACCAGATAAAGGAACTGCAGTGCAAATTATAATGTATAGTGTTTGGACGGTTTTAGCTTCTATAATTCCAGTATTTGGTTTTACAGGAGATTTAAAATTGTCTATTCTAGGTGCTGTCTTAGTTTTTTTACTAGGAATGATAATGTTGGTATACGCCTTCAAACTTTTTAAAGACCGAACGGCAAAAACGGCGAAACAATTAATGTTGTCTAGTGTGTTTTATATTACGATGTTGCAGATTATATATGTTGCAGATAAATTTTTTAGATAG
- a CDS encoding VanZ family protein has product MLKTLLLPAAIIYTIVLVVVSLINLSGVPSLGSSFDDKIYHLIAYLGFSFLWITYVKRVRKNNNISFAFIAVILFGVVLELIQHQLNPNRTYDTIDLIANCTGVVFGTLIAIKFNILKLK; this is encoded by the coding sequence GTGCTTAAGACATTACTATTACCAGCTGCAATAATTTATACGATTGTATTGGTCGTTGTTAGCTTAATTAATCTTAGTGGCGTTCCAAGTTTAGGATCTTCCTTTGATGATAAAATTTATCATTTAATAGCGTATTTAGGCTTCTCATTTTTATGGATTACTTACGTAAAGAGAGTTAGAAAAAATAATAATATAAGTTTCGCATTTATAGCAGTAATTCTATTTGGAGTAGTCTTAGAATTGATTCAACATCAGTTAAATCCTAATAGAACATATGATACTATAGATTTAATAGCAAACTGTACAGGGGTTGTATTTGGCACATTAATCGCCATTAAATTTAACATACTAAAGTTAAAATAA